A DNA window from Burkholderia sp. HI2500 contains the following coding sequences:
- the ftsZ gene encoding cell division protein FtsZ, whose protein sequence is MEFEMLETETNGTIIKVVGVGGAGGNAVQHMINRGVQGVDFIVMNTDAQALSRSRASSVIQLGNTGLGAGAKPEMGRAAAEEARERIADALRGAHMVFITAGMGGGTGTGAAPVVAQIAKEMGILTVGVVSKPFEFEGGKRMRVAEAGSQQLEDHVDSLIVVLNDKLFDVMGDDAEMDKCFQCADDVLNNAVAGIAEIINVDGLVNVDFEDVKTVMGEQGKAMMGTATVAGVDRARLAAEQAVASPLLEGVDLSGARGVLVNITSSRSLRLSETREVMNTIKSYAAEDATVIFGAVYDDAMGDALRVTVVATGLGRAAKKQQSAPMTLLRTGTDNQPVSAVSHGYAPTHHVSTADYGALDTPAVWRNSRETAASHVQALQEKGVDTYDIPAFLRKQAD, encoded by the coding sequence ATGGAATTCGAAATGCTGGAAACCGAGACCAACGGCACCATCATCAAGGTGGTCGGCGTTGGCGGCGCTGGCGGCAATGCCGTCCAGCACATGATCAACCGCGGCGTGCAGGGCGTCGACTTCATCGTGATGAACACGGATGCGCAGGCGCTGTCGCGTTCGCGCGCATCGTCGGTGATCCAGCTCGGCAACACGGGCCTGGGCGCTGGCGCGAAGCCGGAAATGGGCCGTGCGGCAGCGGAAGAAGCGCGTGAGCGCATCGCCGACGCACTGCGCGGCGCGCACATGGTGTTCATCACGGCCGGCATGGGTGGTGGCACGGGCACGGGCGCGGCGCCGGTGGTCGCGCAGATCGCGAAGGAGATGGGCATCCTGACGGTCGGTGTCGTCAGCAAGCCGTTCGAGTTCGAAGGCGGCAAGCGCATGCGCGTCGCTGAAGCCGGTTCGCAGCAACTGGAGGATCACGTCGACTCGCTGATCGTCGTGCTGAACGACAAGCTGTTCGACGTGATGGGCGACGACGCCGAGATGGACAAGTGCTTCCAGTGCGCCGACGACGTGTTGAACAACGCGGTCGCAGGCATCGCTGAAATCATCAATGTCGATGGCCTCGTGAACGTCGACTTCGAAGACGTGAAGACGGTGATGGGCGAGCAAGGCAAGGCGATGATGGGCACGGCGACGGTCGCCGGCGTCGATCGCGCACGCCTCGCGGCGGAACAGGCCGTGGCGAGCCCGCTGCTCGAAGGCGTCGATCTGTCGGGCGCGCGCGGCGTGCTGGTCAACATCACGTCGAGCCGTTCGCTGCGTCTGTCGGAAACGCGCGAAGTGATGAACACGATCAAGAGCTACGCGGCGGAAGATGCGACGGTGATCTTCGGTGCGGTGTACGACGACGCAATGGGCGATGCGCTGCGCGTGACGGTCGTGGCGACGGGTCTGGGCCGTGCGGCGAAGAAGCAGCAATCGGCACCGATGACGCTGCTGCGCACGGGTACGGACAACCAGCCGGTCAGCGCGGTGTCGCACGGCTATGCACCGACGCATCACGTCAGCACGGCAGACTACGGCGCGCTCGACACGCCGGCGGTGTGGCGCAATTCGCGCGAAACCGCGGCATCGCACGTGCAGGCGCTGCAGGAGAAGGGTGTCGACACGTACGACATCCCGGCTTTCCTGCGCAAGCAGGCTGACTGA
- a CDS encoding peroxiredoxin — protein sequence MIQVGDALPDAQLFEYIDDAREGCTLGPNAYSVRDQVAGKRVVIFGLPGAFTPTCSAQHVPGYVEHAEQLRAAGIDEIWCVSVNDAFVMGAWGRDLHTAGKVRMMADGSAAFTHALGLTQDLSARGMGIRSLRYAMVIDGGVVKTLAVEAPGKFEVSDAASVLATLTS from the coding sequence ATGATTCAAGTGGGCGACGCGCTGCCCGACGCGCAATTGTTCGAGTACATCGACGACGCGCGCGAAGGGTGCACGCTGGGGCCGAACGCCTACAGCGTGCGCGACCAGGTTGCGGGAAAGCGGGTGGTGATCTTCGGATTGCCGGGCGCTTTCACGCCGACCTGCTCGGCGCAGCATGTACCGGGCTATGTCGAACACGCCGAGCAATTGCGCGCGGCGGGCATCGACGAGATCTGGTGCGTGTCCGTCAACGACGCATTCGTGATGGGCGCATGGGGACGTGATCTGCACACCGCGGGCAAGGTGCGCATGATGGCGGACGGCAGCGCGGCTTTCACTCATGCGCTGGGGCTGACGCAGGATTTGTCCGCGCGTGGCATGGGAATTCGTTCCCTGCGCTACGCGATGGTGATTGACGGCGGTGTGGTCAAGACGCTGGCCGTCGAGGCGCCGGGCAAATTCGAAGTGAGCGATGCGGCGAGTGTTCTCGCGACGTTGACGTCCTGA
- the lpxC gene encoding UDP-3-O-acyl-N-acetylglucosamine deacetylase has product MLKQRTIKSIVKTVGIGVHSGRKIELTLRPAAPGTGIVFSRVDLPTPVDIPAVATSIGDTRLASVLQKDGVRVSTVEHLMSACAGLGIDNLYVDVTAEEIPIMDGSAATFVFLIQSAGIEEQNAPKRFVKVKKTVEIRDGDKFARLDPYFGFKLKFSIDFRHPAVDKTGQELEVDFANTSYVREIARARTFGFAHEAEMLREMGLARGGSMENAIVLDEYRILNNDGLRYDDEFVKHKMLDAIGDLYVIGHPLLASYTAYKSGHGLNNALLRELLANEDAYEIVTFDDPQAAPKGFAFDMQTAFA; this is encoded by the coding sequence ATGCTGAAGCAGCGCACCATCAAATCCATCGTGAAGACCGTGGGTATCGGTGTCCACTCGGGCCGCAAGATCGAGCTGACGCTCCGTCCTGCCGCACCCGGCACGGGCATCGTCTTCTCGCGCGTCGACCTTCCCACGCCCGTCGACATTCCCGCCGTGGCGACGTCGATCGGCGATACGCGGCTCGCGTCGGTGTTGCAGAAGGATGGCGTGCGCGTGTCGACCGTCGAGCACCTGATGTCGGCATGTGCCGGCCTCGGTATCGACAACCTCTATGTCGACGTGACGGCCGAGGAAATCCCGATCATGGACGGCAGCGCGGCGACCTTCGTGTTCCTGATCCAGTCCGCCGGGATCGAGGAGCAGAACGCGCCGAAGCGCTTCGTCAAGGTGAAGAAGACGGTCGAAATCCGTGATGGCGACAAGTTCGCGCGTCTCGATCCGTACTTCGGTTTCAAGCTGAAATTCTCGATCGACTTCCGTCACCCGGCCGTCGACAAGACCGGCCAGGAGCTCGAGGTCGATTTCGCCAATACGTCGTACGTGCGCGAGATTGCCCGTGCACGCACGTTCGGCTTCGCACATGAAGCCGAGATGCTGCGCGAGATGGGTCTCGCCCGTGGCGGCAGCATGGAAAACGCGATCGTGCTCGACGAGTACCGCATCCTGAACAACGACGGGTTGCGCTACGACGACGAGTTCGTGAAGCACAAGATGCTCGACGCGATCGGCGACCTGTACGTGATCGGCCATCCGCTGCTGGCGTCGTACACGGCGTACAAGTCGGGCCACGGGCTGAACAACGCGCTGCTGCGCGAACTGCTCGCGAACGAGGATGCGTACGAGATCGTCACGTTCGACGATCCGCAGGCAGCGCCGAAGGGCTTCGCGTTCGACATGCAGACGGCCTTCGCCTGA
- a CDS encoding DUF721 domain-containing protein, with amino-acid sequence MNRFSKRFGPLAPYRPQPVSEVLGRTDAFAALRAGVEQIASLQRDLAALLPDYLANHVEPGFIKDGTLTLFAAHNALAARLRQVEPRLLGDLQKRGWPVSTLRVRVRPKDAPEPPHVKQARMTSVGAAALRDLADHLEPSPLQDALARMAARHGAKPR; translated from the coding sequence ATGAACCGATTTTCCAAGCGTTTCGGCCCGCTCGCCCCGTATCGCCCGCAACCCGTGTCCGAAGTGCTGGGCCGCACCGACGCGTTCGCGGCGTTGCGCGCCGGCGTCGAACAGATCGCGTCGCTGCAGCGCGATCTTGCCGCGCTCCTGCCCGACTACCTGGCGAATCATGTCGAACCGGGCTTCATCAAGGACGGCACCCTGACCCTCTTTGCTGCGCACAACGCGTTGGCCGCTCGTCTGCGACAGGTCGAACCGCGGTTGCTCGGCGATCTGCAAAAACGCGGCTGGCCGGTCTCGACGCTACGCGTACGCGTGCGCCCGAAGGATGCGCCGGAGCCGCCCCACGTGAAGCAGGCGCGGATGACGTCGGTCGGCGCGGCCGCGTTGCGCGACCTGGCAGATCATCTCGAACCGTCACCGCTGCAGGACGCGCTCGCGCGGATGGCGGCCCGGCATGGCGCTAAACCACGCTGA
- the secA gene encoding preprotein translocase subunit SecA, whose protein sequence is MTTGFLQKIFGSRNQRLVKQYQKTVTTINALETQIEKLTDDQLRGKTDEFRQRVAAGESLDKLLPEAFAVCREASRRVLKMRHFDVQMIGGMVLHYGKIAEMRTGEGKTLVATLPVYLNALAGRGVHVVTVNDYLAQRDAEWMARLYNFLGLSVGINLSGMEHDQKQQAYAADITYGTNNEFGFDYLRDNMVYETDARVQRALNFAVVDEVDSILIDEARTPLIISGQAEDHTELYVRMNALPPLLERQIGEEKADGTGVEKPGDYTLDEKARQVFLTESGHEKAERLLAEWGLIGEGESLYAPQNITLMHHVYAALRAHTLFHKDQHYVVQNGEVVIVDEFTGRLMAGRRWSDGLHQAVEAKEHVKIQSENQTLASITFQNYFRMYAKLAGMTGTADTEAYEFNEIYGLETVVIPTNRPPKRIDKQDQIYKTAKERYDAVIRDIRDCYERGQPVLVGTTSIENSELLSHLLKQAGLPHEVLNAKQHEREAAIVAEAGRPKRITIATNMAGRGTDIVLGGNAEKQAAFIEADEAIPADEKARRIQKLHDEWETLHEEVKAAGGLHIIGTERHESRRIDNQLRGRAGRQGDPGSSRFYLSLDDPLLRIFAGDRVRSIMDRLKMPEGEAIEAGIVTRSIESAQRKVEARNFDIRKQLLEYDDVSNDQRKVIYQQRNELLEAHDITETITAMRHGVITEVVRQFVPEGSIEEQWDVPELEEALRNDWQLDLAIQEMVNESSSITAEEILDAVTTAADEQYEAKVAMVGRESFSAFERSVMLQTVDRLWREHLAALDHLRQGIHLRGYAQKNPKQEYKREAFELFAAMLEAIKQEVTRVVMNVQIQSPEQLEQAAEQIEERGGHLENVEYQHADYAEAGAPVANVTAAAAATATADMVGSAMTHSGPGGEMPKVGRNDPCPCGSGKKYKQCHGKLS, encoded by the coding sequence ATGACAACCGGTTTTCTCCAGAAAATTTTTGGCAGCCGCAACCAGCGGCTCGTCAAGCAATACCAAAAGACCGTCACGACGATCAATGCGCTCGAAACGCAGATCGAGAAGCTGACGGACGACCAGTTGCGCGGCAAGACGGACGAATTCCGCCAGCGGGTCGCGGCCGGCGAGTCGCTCGACAAGCTGCTGCCCGAGGCCTTCGCGGTCTGCCGAGAGGCCAGCCGTCGCGTGCTGAAGATGCGGCACTTCGACGTGCAGATGATCGGCGGCATGGTGCTCCACTACGGCAAGATCGCGGAAATGCGCACCGGCGAGGGCAAGACGCTCGTCGCGACGCTGCCCGTGTACCTGAACGCGCTGGCAGGCCGCGGCGTGCACGTGGTGACCGTCAACGATTACCTCGCACAGCGCGACGCCGAATGGATGGCGCGCCTCTACAACTTCCTCGGTCTGTCGGTCGGCATCAACCTGTCCGGCATGGAGCACGACCAGAAGCAGCAGGCCTACGCGGCGGACATCACGTACGGCACGAACAACGAGTTCGGCTTCGACTACCTGCGCGACAACATGGTCTACGAGACCGACGCGCGCGTGCAGCGGGCCCTGAATTTTGCGGTCGTCGACGAAGTGGACTCGATCCTGATCGACGAGGCGCGTACGCCGCTGATCATTTCGGGCCAGGCCGAGGATCACACCGAGCTGTACGTGCGGATGAACGCACTGCCGCCGCTGCTCGAGCGCCAGATCGGCGAAGAGAAGGCCGACGGCACGGGCGTCGAGAAGCCGGGCGACTACACGCTCGACGAGAAGGCGCGCCAGGTGTTCCTGACGGAATCGGGCCACGAGAAGGCCGAGCGCCTGCTCGCCGAATGGGGCCTGATCGGCGAGGGCGAAAGCCTGTACGCACCGCAGAACATCACGCTGATGCACCACGTGTACGCGGCGCTGCGCGCGCACACGCTGTTCCACAAGGATCAGCACTACGTCGTGCAGAACGGCGAAGTGGTCATCGTCGACGAATTCACGGGCCGCCTGATGGCCGGCCGTCGCTGGTCCGACGGCCTGCACCAGGCGGTCGAGGCGAAGGAACACGTGAAGATCCAGAGCGAGAACCAGACGCTCGCGTCGATCACGTTCCAGAACTACTTCCGGATGTACGCGAAGCTGGCCGGCATGACCGGTACCGCCGACACCGAAGCGTACGAATTCAACGAGATCTACGGCCTCGAGACGGTCGTGATCCCGACCAACCGTCCGCCGAAGCGGATCGACAAGCAGGACCAGATCTACAAGACGGCCAAGGAGCGCTATGACGCGGTGATCCGCGACATCCGCGACTGCTACGAACGCGGCCAGCCGGTGCTGGTCGGCACGACGTCGATCGAGAACTCGGAGCTGCTGTCGCACCTGCTGAAGCAGGCCGGGCTGCCGCACGAAGTGCTGAACGCGAAGCAGCACGAGCGTGAAGCCGCGATCGTCGCGGAAGCCGGCCGGCCGAAGCGCATCACGATCGCGACCAACATGGCCGGCCGCGGTACCGACATCGTGCTCGGCGGCAATGCCGAGAAGCAGGCGGCGTTCATCGAGGCCGACGAAGCGATCCCGGCCGACGAAAAGGCGCGCCGCATCCAGAAGCTGCACGACGAGTGGGAAACGCTGCACGAGGAGGTGAAGGCCGCGGGCGGCCTGCACATCATCGGCACCGAGCGCCACGAATCGCGCCGGATCGACAACCAGCTGCGCGGCCGTGCAGGCCGCCAGGGCGATCCGGGTTCGTCGCGCTTCTACCTGTCGCTCGACGATCCGCTGCTGCGCATCTTCGCGGGCGACCGCGTGCGTTCGATCATGGACCGCCTGAAGATGCCGGAAGGCGAGGCGATCGAGGCCGGCATCGTCACGCGCTCGATCGAGTCCGCGCAGCGCAAGGTCGAAGCGCGCAACTTCGACATCCGCAAGCAGCTGCTCGAATACGACGACGTGTCGAACGACCAGCGCAAGGTGATCTACCAGCAGCGTAACGAGCTGCTCGAAGCGCACGACATCACCGAGACGATCACCGCGATGCGTCACGGCGTGATTACCGAAGTCGTCCGCCAGTTCGTGCCGGAAGGCAGCATCGAAGAGCAGTGGGACGTGCCCGAACTCGAGGAAGCGCTGCGCAACGACTGGCAGCTCGACCTCGCGATCCAGGAAATGGTGAACGAGTCCTCGTCGATCACGGCCGAGGAAATCCTCGACGCGGTGACGACGGCCGCCGACGAGCAGTACGAGGCGAAGGTCGCGATGGTCGGCCGCGAATCGTTCAGCGCGTTCGAGCGCTCGGTGATGCTGCAGACGGTCGACCGTCTGTGGCGCGAGCACCTCGCGGCGCTCGACCACCTGCGCCAGGGCATCCACCTGCGCGGCTATGCGCAGAAGAATCCGAAGCAGGAATACAAGCGCGAAGCGTTCGAACTGTTCGCCGCGATGCTCGAGGCGATCAAGCAGGAAGTCACGCGCGTCGTGATGAACGTGCAGATCCAGTCGCCGGAACAGCTCGAGCAGGCCGCCGAGCAGATCGAGGAGCGTGGCGGTCATCTCGAGAACGTCGAGTACCAGCACGCCGATTACGCGGAAGCCGGTGCGCCGGTGGCCAACGTCACGGCTGCCGCGGCGGCTACGGCGACTGCCGACATGGTCGGCAGCGCGATGACGCACAGCGGCCCCGGCGGCGAAATGCCGAAGGTCGGCCGCAACGACCCGTGCCCGTGCGGCAGCGGCAAGAAGTACAAGCAATGTCACGGGAAGCTGTCATGA
- the argJ gene encoding bifunctional glutamate N-acetyltransferase/amino-acid acetyltransferase ArgJ → MAVNFPSIDPAQLHPVAGVTLGWAEANIRKPNRKDVLVISVDEGATVAGVFTENRFCAAPVTVCREHLAKVRAGGAGIRALVVNTGNANAGTGEPGLVNARETCTELARLAGIEPAQVLPFSTGVILEPLPIERLKAGLPAALANRKAANWFDAAQAIMTTDTLPKATSRQVTIDGHTVTLTGISKGAGMIKPNMATMLGFLAFDANVAQPVLDTLVKEVADRSFNCITIDGDTSTNDSFILIASGKSTLPAITSTDSPAYAALRDAVTEVAQVLSQLIVRDGEGATKFMTVQVEGGKNVAECRQIAYAIGHSPLVKTAFYASDPNLGRILAAIGYAGVADLDVDKIDLYLDDVLVAKAGGRNPAYQEEDGQRVMKQSEITIRVLLGRGDAQATIWTCDLSHDYVSINADYRS, encoded by the coding sequence ATGGCTGTCAATTTTCCGTCGATCGATCCCGCCCAACTGCATCCCGTCGCCGGCGTCACGCTCGGCTGGGCGGAAGCGAACATCCGCAAGCCGAATCGCAAGGACGTGCTGGTCATCTCCGTCGACGAAGGCGCGACGGTCGCGGGCGTGTTCACCGAAAACCGTTTCTGCGCAGCGCCGGTCACCGTCTGCCGCGAGCACCTGGCGAAGGTGCGCGCGGGCGGCGCGGGCATTCGCGCGCTCGTCGTGAATACGGGCAATGCGAACGCGGGCACCGGCGAGCCGGGCCTCGTGAACGCACGCGAAACCTGCACGGAACTTGCGCGCCTCGCGGGCATCGAGCCGGCACAGGTGCTGCCGTTCTCGACCGGCGTGATCCTCGAGCCGCTGCCGATCGAGCGCCTGAAGGCCGGCTTGCCGGCCGCGCTCGCGAACCGCAAGGCCGCGAACTGGTTCGACGCCGCGCAAGCGATCATGACGACGGACACGCTGCCGAAGGCCACGTCGCGCCAGGTGACGATCGACGGCCATACGGTCACGCTGACGGGCATCAGCAAGGGCGCGGGCATGATCAAGCCGAACATGGCGACGATGCTCGGCTTCCTTGCGTTCGACGCGAACGTCGCGCAGCCGGTGCTCGACACGCTCGTGAAGGAAGTCGCGGATCGCTCGTTCAACTGCATCACGATCGACGGCGACACGTCGACGAATGACTCGTTCATCCTGATCGCGTCGGGCAAGAGCACGCTGCCGGCGATCACGTCGACCGATTCGCCGGCCTATGCGGCGCTGCGCGATGCGGTGACGGAAGTCGCTCAAGTGCTGTCGCAACTGATCGTGCGCGATGGCGAAGGCGCGACGAAATTCATGACGGTGCAGGTCGAAGGTGGCAAGAATGTCGCGGAATGCCGCCAGATCGCTTACGCGATCGGCCATTCGCCGCTCGTGAAGACGGCGTTCTACGCATCCGACCCCAACCTCGGCCGGATTCTCGCGGCAATCGGCTATGCGGGCGTCGCGGATCTGGACGTCGACAAGATCGACCTCTATCTCGACGACGTGCTCGTCGCGAAGGCGGGCGGCCGCAACCCGGCTTACCAGGAAGAAGACGGCCAGCGCGTGATGAAGCAGAGCGAAATCACGATCCGCGTGCTGCTCGGCCGCGGCGACGCGCAGGCCACCATCTGGACGTGCGACCTGTCGCACGACTACGTGAGCATCAACGCGGATTACCGCTCCTGA
- a CDS encoding ATP-binding protein, giving the protein MDKLEQFLTRAEALLGRLEGMLPPAPAAVDWNAAHAFRWRKRQGRGYLQPVPAVSSITLDDLHNIDRQKGLIEQNTRQFVQQKPANNVLLTGARGTGKSSLIKACLNAYANEGLRLIEVDKDDLHDLGDIVDLISQRPERFIVFCDDLSFEEGESGYKALKVALDGSIAAQSDNVLIYATSNRRHLLPEYMSDNESYKHLPDGEIHPGEVVEEKISLSERFGLWVSFYPFKQDDYLDIVGHWLRHFGCPDAEIESARGDALVWALERGSRSGRVAWQFARDWSGRKERA; this is encoded by the coding sequence ATGGACAAGCTTGAACAGTTTCTGACGCGCGCCGAAGCGCTGCTCGGCCGTCTCGAGGGGATGCTGCCGCCCGCGCCGGCCGCGGTCGACTGGAATGCCGCGCACGCTTTCCGCTGGCGCAAGCGCCAGGGGCGCGGCTATCTGCAGCCGGTGCCGGCCGTGTCGTCGATCACGCTCGACGATCTGCACAACATCGATCGCCAGAAAGGGCTGATCGAACAGAACACGCGGCAGTTCGTACAGCAGAAGCCGGCCAACAACGTGCTGCTGACCGGCGCGCGCGGTACCGGCAAATCGTCGCTGATCAAGGCGTGCCTGAACGCGTATGCGAACGAGGGCCTGCGCCTGATCGAAGTCGACAAGGACGACCTGCACGATCTCGGCGACATCGTCGACCTGATCTCGCAGCGTCCCGAGCGCTTCATCGTGTTCTGCGACGACCTGTCGTTCGAGGAAGGCGAGTCGGGCTACAAGGCGCTGAAGGTCGCGCTCGACGGCTCGATCGCCGCGCAGTCGGACAACGTGCTGATTTACGCGACGTCGAACCGCCGCCATCTGCTGCCCGAGTACATGAGCGACAACGAGTCGTACAAGCATCTTCCGGATGGCGAGATTCACCCCGGCGAAGTCGTCGAGGAAAAGATCTCGCTGTCGGAGCGCTTCGGCCTGTGGGTCAGCTTCTATCCGTTCAAGCAGGACGACTACCTCGACATCGTCGGGCACTGGCTGCGTCATTTCGGCTGCCCGGATGCGGAGATCGAATCCGCACGCGGCGACGCGCTCGTGTGGGCGCTCGAGCGCGGTTCGCGCTCGGGGCGCGTCGCGTGGCAGTTTGCGCGTGACTGGTCGGGCCGCAAGGAGCGGGCATGA
- a CDS encoding NUDIX domain-containing protein, whose translation MSADLAQGAVRAPDGRRVTEVAVGVMVQPDGSYLLAQRLQGKPYEGYWEFPGGKLEAGESVEDALARELHEELGIEVTASHRWHTLEHDYPHAYVRLYFCKVTGWTGEPHSKEGQAFVWQQLPVAVAPLLPAALPVLELLEKEAASN comes from the coding sequence ATGAGCGCGGATCTCGCACAAGGCGCGGTGCGCGCGCCCGATGGCCGCAGGGTGACGGAAGTCGCGGTCGGCGTGATGGTGCAGCCGGACGGAAGCTACCTGCTCGCGCAGCGGCTGCAAGGCAAGCCGTATGAAGGCTACTGGGAGTTTCCTGGCGGCAAGCTGGAGGCCGGTGAAAGCGTCGAGGACGCGCTTGCGCGCGAACTGCACGAGGAGCTCGGCATCGAAGTCACGGCCAGCCACCGCTGGCACACGCTCGAGCACGATTATCCGCATGCGTACGTGCGGCTGTATTTCTGCAAGGTGACGGGCTGGACGGGTGAGCCGCACAGCAAGGAAGGGCAGGCGTTCGTGTGGCAGCAACTGCCGGTCGCCGTCGCGCCGCTGTTGCCGGCCGCGCTGCCGGTGCTCGAACTGCTCGAGAAGGAAGCCGCGTCGAACTGA
- a CDS encoding DNA gyrase inhibitor YacG, translating into MTTVVKCPSCGAEVRWTPENQFRPFCSARCKQLDLGAWAAEKYRIGGSSDEGPSSEEDGTDGRRDS; encoded by the coding sequence ATGACTACCGTTGTGAAATGCCCGTCGTGCGGCGCCGAAGTGCGCTGGACGCCCGAAAATCAGTTCCGCCCGTTCTGCTCGGCCCGCTGCAAGCAGCTCGACCTCGGCGCATGGGCCGCGGAAAAGTACCGGATCGGAGGATCCTCCGACGAGGGCCCCTCGTCGGAAGAAGACGGCACGGACGGCCGCCGCGACAGCTGA
- the zapD gene encoding cell division protein ZapD: MILYEYPFNERIRTLLRLEDLFERFAFFLAQEDPREHHVALTTLFEIAEVTGRADLKSDLMKELERQRQTLAPFRGNPGIEQNALEAVLGEIEQTLANLAQMQGKTGQHLVDNEWLASIRSRAVIPGGTCKFDLPSYYAWQQWPAEQRRQDIAKWILPMLPLRDAVTIVLRLARESGQASKVMAMQGSYQQMLSGRTYQLMQVRVPPELRVIPEASANKYMLWVRFTMQDGDVRPRAVDIDVPFHLTLCNL, encoded by the coding sequence TTGATTCTTTACGAGTATCCGTTCAACGAGCGAATTCGCACGTTGTTGCGCCTCGAAGATCTCTTCGAGCGCTTCGCGTTCTTTTTGGCTCAGGAGGACCCGCGTGAACACCACGTCGCGCTGACGACGCTGTTCGAAATCGCCGAGGTAACGGGCCGCGCGGACCTGAAATCGGATCTGATGAAGGAGCTCGAACGTCAGCGCCAGACGCTCGCCCCCTTTCGCGGCAATCCGGGCATCGAGCAGAACGCGCTCGAAGCCGTGCTCGGCGAAATCGAGCAGACGCTCGCGAACCTCGCGCAGATGCAGGGCAAGACCGGGCAGCACCTCGTCGACAACGAGTGGCTCGCCAGCATCCGCAGCCGCGCGGTGATTCCCGGCGGTACGTGCAAGTTCGACCTGCCGTCGTACTACGCATGGCAGCAGTGGCCCGCCGAGCAGCGGCGCCAGGACATCGCGAAGTGGATCCTGCCGATGCTGCCGCTGCGCGACGCGGTGACGATCGTGCTGCGGCTCGCGCGCGAATCGGGCCAGGCGTCGAAGGTCATGGCGATGCAGGGCAGCTACCAGCAGATGCTGTCCGGCCGCACCTACCAGTTGATGCAGGTGCGCGTGCCGCCGGAGTTGCGCGTCATTCCCGAAGCGAGCGCGAACAAATACATGCTGTGGGTACGGTTCACCATGCAGGATGGCGATGTGCGTCCGCGCGCGGTGGATATCGACGTGCCGTTCCATCTGACACTGTGCAATCTGTAA
- the coaE gene encoding dephospho-CoA kinase (Dephospho-CoA kinase (CoaE) performs the final step in coenzyme A biosynthesis.) — protein MFAIGLTGGIGSGKTTVADLFGARGASLVDTDLIAHRITAPSGLAMPAIEQAFGPGFVAADGSLDRAKMRALIFSDDAALRRLEVITHPLIRAETDREAREAQGPYVMFVVPLLVESGNWKARSDRVLVVDCAVETQIARVMRRNGFTREQVEAIIAKQATREARLAAADDVIVNDATTPDTLAAQVDALHQRYLAFAAAAR, from the coding sequence ATGTTCGCAATTGGACTCACCGGCGGCATCGGCAGCGGCAAGACGACCGTCGCCGACCTGTTCGGCGCCCGCGGCGCGTCACTGGTCGATACCGATCTGATCGCCCATCGCATCACCGCACCGAGCGGTCTCGCGATGCCGGCGATCGAACAGGCATTCGGCCCCGGCTTCGTTGCCGCCGACGGCTCGCTCGATCGTGCGAAGATGCGCGCACTGATCTTCAGCGACGACGCCGCGCTCCGGCGCCTTGAAGTGATCACGCATCCGCTGATCCGCGCGGAAACCGATCGCGAGGCCCGCGAAGCGCAGGGCCCGTACGTGATGTTCGTCGTGCCGCTGCTCGTCGAGTCAGGCAACTGGAAGGCGCGCAGCGATCGCGTGCTCGTCGTCGATTGCGCGGTCGAAACGCAGATCGCACGCGTGATGCGGCGCAACGGCTTCACGCGCGAGCAGGTCGAAGCGATCATCGCGAAACAGGCGACGCGCGAAGCCCGTCTCGCGGCGGCCGACGACGTGATCGTCAACGACGCGACGACACCCGACACGCTCGCCGCACAGGTCGATGCACTGCACCAACGCTATCTCGCGTTTGCGGCCGCCGCGCGCTGA